The Gemmatimonadota bacterium genome has a window encoding:
- a CDS encoding response regulator transcription factor encodes MIRVLIADDHHLIRQGLRDLLSKESDIQIVAEATDGQDAMETIRRVRTDVIVMDVEMPGIGGIEATRRIRASFSDTQVVMLSMHSDPGLIRKAMDNGAKGYVLKKSASEELVKAIRTVCRGITYQSRAMDHADYLYAEYPHGTPPQLTPREHEILRLIASGQSNPKIAETMRISIKTVQNHRINLMAKLNTHSLPELIRTAIKLGLIDLKE; translated from the coding sequence ATGATACGCGTATTAATCGCAGACGATCATCATCTGATACGTCAGGGACTTCGGGATCTGCTCTCGAAAGAATCCGATATTCAAATCGTCGCCGAGGCCACGGACGGCCAGGACGCAATGGAAACGATACGTCGAGTCCGAACGGACGTCATAGTGATGGACGTTGAGATGCCCGGTATCGGTGGTATCGAAGCGACGAGGAGGATACGCGCGTCGTTTTCAGATACCCAGGTTGTCATGCTGTCGATGCATTCAGATCCCGGTCTGATCCGCAAAGCGATGGACAACGGCGCCAAGGGCTACGTGCTCAAGAAATCGGCCAGTGAGGAATTGGTCAAAGCGATACGCACCGTTTGCAGGGGTATCACTTACCAATCGCGGGCCATGGATCATGCCGACTATTTGTATGCCGAATACCCACACGGCACACCACCTCAGCTGACTCCCCGTGAGCACGAAATCCTTCGACTGATTGCGTCGGGACAATCCAATCCCAAAATAGCCGAAACCATGCGAATCAGTATAAAAACCGTGCAAAACCACCGCATAAATCTGATGGCGAAACTCAACACGCACAGCCTTCCAGAACTGATTCGTACGGCGATCAAACTTGGTCTGATCGATTTGAAAGAGTAA
- a CDS encoding ABC transporter permease — protein MFNNYLTIGIRLLLRYKGYSLINVLGLAIGIAGCVLIVLYVHDELSYDQYHQNKDRIYRLAVSETAEGRLDVWAKSPPAWGPALAQEYPEIEAITRIRPPASRWLIRYGEKRFYEANLVFADSTVFDIFTMPLVQGNANTALTEPHSVVLSESMAQKYFGDENPIGKVITGDDKYEFSVTGIMRDLPDNSHFHFDFLASYASLAPNRLYDEPSTMQNHYSSVFTYILLRNVAAPEDLERKLPGFLDQHLSERLETLGIAMTPFFQPLTEIHLHSDLIGEFESNGKITYVYIFSTLAAFVLLIACVNFMNLSTARSARRAQEIGIRKVLGVKRNQLISQFMGESILYSLIALIVALGLVHLFLPQFNHLSGKTLEINYDSTWFVPTLISIAIATGIVAGGYPSFVLSSFKPVAVLTGALKAGASYSSLRKLLIVFQFVVSIVMIVGTVVVLDQLEYMQNKNLGFDEENVVVVRLPDPEALQRYPAFKNAILQYPEVLNVSSASSVPGYEADLSVIQPEGFKEDQNVSVRTIWADFDYIETLGIEVKSGRAFSRDHPSDANSILINEAAARAFGWDDPIGKTFRYPGPRGFSPPIEVTGMIADFHDQSLHQPIEPLMIMASPWSHSHVAVRLEGNAESRGLEILKDQWGRTYPEHPSMDFSFLDENLDQLYHAEQRLGSVFSAGATLSILIACLGLLGLSSFMAEQRTKEIGVRKVVGASITSIVLLMSKDLTMLILVAFVIGTPIGYFGLQAWLEDFAYRIEMDVWVFVFSGFVTLVIAWLTNGYQVITAATANPVDALQSE, from the coding sequence ATGTTCAACAACTATCTGACCATCGGTATCAGGCTTCTGCTAAGGTACAAAGGTTATTCGCTTATCAACGTACTGGGGCTTGCCATAGGAATAGCCGGATGTGTTTTGATCGTACTCTACGTGCATGACGAGCTCAGTTATGACCAGTACCATCAGAACAAAGATCGGATATACCGTCTGGCGGTTTCCGAAACCGCAGAAGGAAGACTCGATGTATGGGCGAAATCGCCACCGGCATGGGGTCCGGCATTGGCGCAGGAATATCCTGAAATCGAAGCGATTACGCGGATCAGGCCGCCCGCATCCCGTTGGTTGATTCGATACGGGGAAAAACGGTTTTATGAAGCAAATTTAGTGTTCGCAGATTCAACGGTCTTTGACATTTTCACCATGCCCCTTGTGCAGGGCAACGCCAATACCGCCCTGACCGAACCTCATTCCGTCGTACTGTCTGAATCCATGGCGCAAAAGTACTTCGGGGACGAAAACCCAATCGGAAAAGTAATCACCGGCGATGACAAATATGAGTTCAGCGTTACCGGAATCATGCGGGATTTACCGGATAACTCACATTTTCATTTCGATTTTCTGGCTTCCTACGCATCACTTGCGCCGAACCGGTTGTATGACGAACCGTCCACGATGCAGAACCATTACAGTTCCGTGTTTACCTATATACTACTTCGCAATGTCGCAGCGCCTGAAGACCTGGAGCGTAAACTGCCTGGATTCCTGGACCAACATCTCAGCGAGCGACTGGAAACGCTTGGCATTGCAATGACCCCTTTCTTTCAGCCTCTCACCGAAATACATCTTCATTCGGATCTTATCGGTGAGTTTGAATCAAACGGCAAGATCACGTATGTCTACATATTCTCCACATTGGCCGCCTTTGTGCTGCTGATAGCCTGTGTCAACTTCATGAACCTCTCCACCGCCCGTTCTGCCCGGAGGGCGCAGGAAATCGGCATTCGGAAGGTACTGGGCGTAAAGCGGAACCAGCTGATTTCACAGTTCATGGGTGAGTCGATCCTGTATTCCCTGATCGCATTGATTGTGGCATTGGGTCTGGTTCATCTTTTCCTGCCCCAGTTCAATCATTTATCGGGCAAGACGCTGGAGATCAATTACGATTCAACCTGGTTTGTGCCTACACTGATATCCATCGCCATTGCTACGGGGATTGTCGCCGGCGGGTATCCCTCTTTTGTACTTTCGTCCTTCAAGCCAGTTGCCGTGCTGACCGGTGCATTGAAAGCGGGAGCTTCCTATTCATCACTTCGGAAACTGCTTATTGTCTTCCAGTTTGTCGTCTCGATTGTCATGATCGTGGGGACAGTCGTTGTCCTTGATCAGTTGGAGTACATGCAGAATAAAAACCTGGGATTCGATGAAGAAAACGTGGTTGTGGTTCGTTTGCCCGATCCTGAAGCCTTACAACGATATCCGGCCTTTAAGAACGCAATCCTGCAATATCCTGAAGTTTTAAACGTGAGTTCAGCCTCCAGCGTACCAGGATATGAAGCGGACCTCAGTGTGATCCAACCTGAAGGATTCAAGGAGGATCAGAATGTATCGGTCCGAACGATATGGGCGGACTTTGATTACATCGAAACGCTGGGCATCGAGGTGAAATCAGGCCGTGCGTTCTCACGCGATCACCCTTCTGACGCTAACTCCATCCTGATCAATGAAGCGGCCGCAAGGGCCTTCGGTTGGGACGATCCAATTGGAAAGACGTTCAGATACCCAGGTCCGCGCGGTTTCAGTCCGCCTATCGAAGTCACCGGCATGATTGCCGATTTCCACGATCAGTCGTTGCACCAACCCATCGAGCCGCTGATGATCATGGCTTCACCTTGGTCACATTCGCATGTGGCTGTAAGGTTGGAAGGGAACGCCGAATCCCGTGGACTTGAAATCCTGAAGGATCAGTGGGGGCGGACATATCCGGAACATCCTTCCATGGATTTCTCGTTTCTTGATGAAAACCTCGACCAACTCTACCATGCCGAACAAAGACTGGGTTCCGTCTTTAGCGCCGGTGCAACGCTTTCCATACTCATCGCTTGCCTGGGACTCCTGGGTCTTTCTTCCTTTATGGCAGAACAGAGGACCAAGGAGATAGGCGTTCGCAAGGTCGTTGGCGCCTCGATAACGAGTATAGTCTTATTGATGTCGAAAGATCTTACGATGCTCATCCTCGTGGCGTTTGTTATAGGTACCCCGATAGGTTACTTCGGATTACAGGCCTGGCTTGAGGATTTTGCTTACCGCATCGAAATGGACGTATGGGTATTTGTCTTCTCGGGCTTCGTTACTTTGGTTATAGCCTGGCTCACAAACGGATACCAGGTAATCACGGCGGCTACAGCCAATCCGGTAGATGCGTTGCAATCCGAGTGA